One region of Nothobranchius furzeri strain GRZ-AD chromosome 16, NfurGRZ-RIMD1, whole genome shotgun sequence genomic DNA includes:
- the LOC107387238 gene encoding TATA-box-binding protein: protein MKTSETPYREVLKRNLEEFTAEMKKEEEETEGEGEELLTCSGQDDSGDSGSTTSDMLPQTSSSSVPPSALNTPVDFCVHIQSVTSRVNLVCELDLKHICNNTWNAEYSSQVLTLQLRRPRATARIFRNGKLICMGAQSVEDSHLAARRFARIVQKHGFNVRFHNFRISNMVATSSFFPVSLDQLHNAHREHSRFLHSHDQGISNCLKFKMDMGITAKIFPTGNAILLGAKSLTDLHEAVKTLFNILSSFMTF, encoded by the exons ATGAAAACTTCTGAAACTCCGTACCGTGAGGTGTTGAAGCGAAATCTGGAAGAGTTTACAGCCGAG atgaagaaggaagaagaGGAGACTGAAGGTGAAGGCGAAGAACTGCTCACCTGTTCCGGTCAGGATGATTCAG GTGACAGTGGGAGCACAACTTCTGACATGTTACCTCAAACCAGCAGCTCTTCAGTTCCCCCTTCAGCCCTCAACACGCCTGTGGATTTCTGTGTTCACATACA ATCTGTTACCTCTCGTGTGAACCTTGTCTGCGAGTTAGACCTTAAGCACATCTGCAACAACACCTGGAACGCAGAGTACAGCTCACAG GTGTTGACTCTGCAGCTCCGTAGGCCCAGGGCCACAGCGAGGATCTTCAGAAACGGGAAGCTTATTTGCATGGGAGCCCAGAG TGTTGAAGATTCTCACTTAGCAGCCCGGAGGTTCGCCCGGATTGTGCAGAAGCACGGCTTCAACGTTCGCTTCCACAATTTTAGAATCTCAAACATGGTGGCTACTAGCAGCTTCTTTCCAGTGAGTTTGGATCAACTTCACAACGCCCACAGAGAGCACAGCAG ATTTCTCCACAGCCATGATCAGGGGATTTCTAATTGTCTGAAGTTTAAGATGGACATGGGAATTACTGCAAAAATCTTTCCCACTGGGAATGCAATCCTGCTTG GAGCTAAAAGTCTAACTGATCTCCATGAAGCAGTCAAGACCCTCTTCAACATCCTGAGTTCCTTCATGACGTTTTAA